From the Populus nigra chromosome 13, ddPopNigr1.1, whole genome shotgun sequence genome, the window TCATCAGCAACAGAAGTGGCAGTCAAATTTAATTGTAGCAAAAATTATCCATGCACTGGGATCAAATTAGAAGATGTAAAGCTCACTTACAAGAATCAGCCAGCTGAAGCATCATGCAGCAATGCTGGTGGAGTTGCTTCAGGACTTGTTCAGCCCACTAGCTGTCTATAAGAGCCTAATTAATGAGGggctatatatatagttgatcaagcaaaaaaaataaattattacgtaacacatatagtatatatacatatacaaatGGGATATTTTCTCTCTGTCTTAGCTTAAAAACAATGTAATACGTCCGTGGCAAGTCTCtcggttaattattttttttatacatttgagacttcatataagaaatatattttctccTTTATAACGTTCAGTTCTTTTGAAGCTTGCATCAGAATTGTTGTTATTAATGGGCTTATGaaataacataaacataaaaattaagctaaaattttaaaattaaccagAAAGAtaacaaaactaataaaataacattttctaAACCTAATTTGAAAGCTTTCTTGACCTCTCTAAGTTACTAAAAACAAACCCATTATAATACTTGGCTGTAGAACAACTTAGAAAATATTGAGCTTTTGATTTAACAATAGCCACTTATTGGACTCTGACCTCTATCAACATTAACCAATACAATAATTTATATCTAATTGGTTAGATTCTCCTACATTAAAGTCCTAACTAGAAagactaatatttttatttatcgatATTATTAGACGTAGAAACTCTATTTTCGGAGAAGAAATCAAACAATGAAATTCCATGAAAAGGGGCACTTCCAGTATTCTTAGATTtactaacaattttttttttgttagtatttATATTCTCATTTTTTCAACAATAAATTTACCGACAGGCTCATGCACGGAAATACTTTATCAAAAAAACTATCATCGGTAATTTTTATCTGTCAATGAGTCTAtcagtaataaaattatcaatagaTTTACTAACGGTAAAAGcgcgtaaaaaataaatttaccgGCTTCATTCTTTCGACAGAATTCCCGCTTTATTTTGTCGATATTTCCCTTAGGAATTTTACCATATAATCGACAGAAATACCGTATGCAATTCTATTGATGATTATATAGTGATACTgtgatatttttagaaattttttttcaacactcTAAAATATACCAACAAACTTAATCCGTCAATAATAccatcaataattatttaaaatattatagtaGTCAATAGTATTGGCGAGTCTAGCATAATAGTGAATGCAATAATTTACTAGCAGTAAATAGTGTTAGTgatatcaaaagttttttttgacATCACGCAAATACAATATAGAACATAATCTCGGGAACATtacattaaattgaaaaataagttaaaataccaaaacaaataattaattgttcggctacaaaattgagttttataggTGCATGgaatcaaattaatatctttgATTGTAATATACCAAATATTATTGCAGATTACAGTGCGAAGAATCTCAGATCCTGATCATAAATATTCACAtcgtaagaaaatattttattgattaaatacTAAGGGCTACTCCTGCAACTATTTGGTAGAGGTAtactaaaaaagcaaaaaattaattaaaccaagaaaatcaggaaaaaaataactgaaaaaattaaatcgtgaaaaaaagccgattaaaccgattagaattttttaaaaatcgactggtttggtttggttcggttttataagcctaaaacagAACTGaagccaaaccagaaaaaaacagagccaaaccgaaaccaaattcattagaaattacaaaaataaccccaaaaaaatttagtttttggtttttaatataaaataaccgaaccgaaccaaaaccaaaTCGAATTGAAACTGGTCGATTTGAACcgatttttattctaaaataaccgGAAATCGATCGATTTGAAcaagtttcaatttgatttttttttaaaaaattaatttatttaatttttaaataaaaaccaaaccaaacaaaaattaattacaggTAATATTTGGAATGACAAGCCCGTCTCTACGAGGAGGAAGTTCTGATTTATGAGACAGACCCATATTCTAATAATTGAGGCCCTCCTTCCAAATTTACAGGCCCATATTCTAAAAGAAAATCTTGTGAGGCTACTGGTCAGCACTTAGATCATGATTAACACTACAATCAGCACTTCCATCATCAGCAAATCAACAGTACTTCGAATAATATCTGCAATCTTGTGCCGGCAATTGACTTTTCAACAAGATCTAGCTAATGCATGTCTATATAATGTTTTGCCTTTTGCAACCTTGTAGATCATCAGCAATATTTTATCACCATTTTGTTCGGCAACAAATTAATCTAAGAAGCACAAAGCATGGCTAGTGATCATAGTGTTGGTGGGGTGGAAGTGATCAGCAACAAACAAGTGATCCTCAAGGACTATGTGAGTGGTTTTCCAAGAGAATCAAACCTGTACTTGACGACAAGTAACATCAAACTCAAAGTGCCAGAAGAAGAGAGTGGTAAAGATGCTGTGCTGGTTAAGAATCTCTACTTGTCTTGTGATCCTTTCATGCGTGGACGGATGCAGAGAGATCTGCCACCCGGTAAATCTGAACTATCTTCCTACTCCCTTGGCTCTGTATGTTCTCAATCTCCCTCTTTCATTGTTGCattgttataatttatattacacGATTATTTATGGTGATTTTATTGCTAGTTACTGTGAATTTACTTACTCTTGTTGGAGACATTGAGCAGCCAATTGTTGGATATGGAGTGGCTAGAGTAGTTGATTCCAGGCACTCTGACTTCAAGAAAGGCGATTTGGTCTGGGGAACGACAATCGGCTGGGAAGAATACAGTCTAATGACAACACCTGAATACCTCTTCAAAATCAACCATACTGATGATATACCCCTTTCATACTACACTGGAATTCTTGGTATGTAAGCTCTTGACCCATATGATTTTCTTATGTGAACCTGTTTTGTTATGACTGTAATGAGCCATATTCTTTGAATTTGTGCTTTTGCTCTTACAGGAATGCCTGGCATGACTGCTTATTTTGGCTTCTTTGACATTGGCTCTCCCAAGGAAGGAGACCGTGTCTACGTTTCATCAGCATCAGGCGCAATTGGTCAGCTTGTTGGGCAATTTGCAAAGCTGATAGGTTGTTATGTTGTTGGAAGTGCTGGAAGTAAAGAAAAGGTTGAACTATTGAAGACCAAGTTTGGATTTGATGATGCTTTCAATTATAAAGAGGAGCATGACTTGGATGCAGCCTTAAAAAGGTTAGTGTATGAAGTCTGCATAAGAGACAATCTGAAATAGCACTCTCAAGCCTTACGGAACCTCTAGAAGTTCTGCAGCTTAATTAATCTGTGATTatgtgctttattttttttttttttgaatgttaaTCTTGTGGGGATTGGCTCAAGTGGAAAAATGAATGATTGTTTCCATTGCCAGGTACTTCCCTGAAGGCATCGACATTTACTTTGAGAATGTTGGAGGAAAAATGCTTGATGCTGTCCTTCTAAACATGAGACACCATGGCCGTATTGCTTTGTGTGGAATGATCTCTCAATACATTCTCGAGCAGCCTGAAAGTGTGCATAACTTAATCGCTGTACTCTTTAAGCAGATCCGGATGGAAGGGTTTGCTGTTGCCGAGTACTATGACCAATACTCCAAGTTCTTGGATTTTGTTCTGCCTTATATTAAAGAAGGGAAGATTGTTTATGTGGAAGACATAACTGAAGGACTCGAGAGTGGCCCTGCTGCATTGATAGGCCTATTCAGCGGCCGAAATGTAGGCAAGCAAGTAGTGAAGGTTGCTCAGGAGTGATCAGTCTCCCTTTACATGTCTTTTTGCCAATGCCATTGCTTGTCTTACATGCTTCATATGGTACTGTGTCAATACTAGCAAGTAGAGAAGGTTTCCAATGAGCGATCGGCCTCCTTTAGTATCCTTTCCATAGTTTTGAGTTAGAACAGTAGATAAGTATTGTAAAACTGCTCTGcccaactaaataaaatatatgtcatATCTGAATTATAATGAAGTAGACTGTTTTACTCCTTTTATAGTGCTGCAGCTATATATATTGCTGTAAAATTAATGTTATCTGTAATAAAATTCAAGTGGCCTGATTAGATCATCACTCGGTTTTGCGCATGCTGTCAATTTTCCATTTTGTAAAGTTCCCTTGAATGCTTCAGCTTCCATGCTTTGAATTTCTAGACTGGGAAGCTCTGAACAGATCGAAATCCAGAACACgttcatgttttaattttaggaaagattaatttataattacagTGATAGCAAATTCATTAGGTTTTGATGGAGATGAGAGATTTGCCAAAGTGCCatatcttttgaattttatcttgCGAAGGGGATGAGCCATATCTACGTGGTTTTGagttaatttgaaaaatgagTCAAATATACTAACTTTAAATATCCATAAACTGATAAAATCAGACTAAAATTAATCtaactataaatataaatattaccaccaaaaaaatattattactattacttcaaaaatcaatcttgtaaaataattaaaattaaaataaaactaatatattgaatacatgataaaattcatcaaaaccccaaatgcaacaaaaaaagaaaaaagaaaatataagattccaaacaccaaaaattagaatttaaatacaaaaaaacaaatcaaggagGTACAAATCCACAACACCCTACAACCTTTCTAGTCCTGAGAGGGAAATAGAGtacagaaagaaagaatttgTATTGTAAGAATGTTTTACATCCGAAGTGTTTGAAGTGCGTTGGGGCTACCTATGTTTTGGACCCATGCTAGAGGAAAGTCTTGTCGTAAGGCATTCACCATTCTTTTTTATGTAGAaaattccgaccggtgatgttaTGATATTTACACATTAGAGGCTAAGCATActaacacaatatttaacgtggttcggcaaaccgcctacatccacgagAGAAGCCATTTCATTATATAGGGAGAGTATAAGATTTACAACAATAGAGAAGAAGGAATCATCCCCTCTTTGGCAACTCTCAACctcactctatttctctcttttcagtgctgcaatggcagctacTGCTGGCTGCCTTGGCAGCCCACTCTCTCCTAGATTTATCACGTCTTTGGCTCTACTTTCCCTCTCACACTTTCTCATTTTGCTCTCAACcgtatgcctctatttataggcatccatGGTGCTGCTCCACTTGTTCTTTGGTCAATAATAGTGGCCACCAACTCAAGCTcatcttcaacaatggtggctgccaacctTTGACATTTCGGAAGGGCTGCTGTATTTGTCAATGGACGGTGTTGTCCATTAATGGTTGCTACACATTAATGACAACCAACCCAACATTTTATGGTATTTGGCTAGCTagaaacaaattgatttttgaagatACGATACTGGATTGAAATACAATTTTTGAGTTGATTCTTCATCATCTTGCTCTTCAGTTAAAGACAATTGATGGCAATTTTACCTATACTGGTATGGATTTGTTTAGAGACTAGATGGAATCCTGCAATGGTCGAACAAGTAACACGTTTTATTTCTTCGAACTGTAAAATGTGGAGCCACCAAGGCATTATTGCCTATAAGTCAATGATGTGGGCACCAACTCGGtgccacttgcagcatcaattaGTGCcacttgtttcttgttttttttgcaaGACAAAGACTagttgcttgtctataaataatCAATGCATTCAATCCTTAACCACAccttaaaagagaaagaagaggagagtAAGAGAGGGAAAGTTCCCACAAAGTTATGAGGAATCAGTAAAAGAGTAAGTGATGTATTTTTTCctattaatagagagatttcagttgttttCCTATTAGTACAGAGAGGTTGTAATttccacattacttagtaaaattcTTTTATACTTGCCCGTGAAAGTAACCTAATtaggtgaaccacgtaaattcttgtatgtcatttctcattttatcatgtcccttatcttttattttatcggGTTTatatgccagtatcctaacataGAAAGGGGTTGGGCATGTTGAATTCTACGATGAATTGTATGTACTAACAAAAAACTATATGCTGGGAATGTGCATTTTACATGACAGAAATGCAGCTTAGACAGCTTTCTGAACCATTTGGTATTGTGGAGCTTGTACAATTGCCTCTTAACCTTGAGACAGGACAATGCAAAGGTTTTCGATTTGTTCAGTTTAATCAACTTGAAAATGCAAAGGCTACACAAAGTGCTTTGAATGGAAAATTGGAGATTGGAGTTCGAACTATTAAGGTTTCATCTGTTAAAGAACATGGCGGACAGCAAGATAGTGGAGTAAAATCTGCTGACTTCGATGATGATAATGAGGGTGGATTGGTGCTCACTGAAGAGCATTGCTTACACAGAAGCTAGATCGCACTGGTATTGCCAGAAGCATTGCAGGCTGTCTTGGAGTACCTTTGCTAAATGGGTCAGCTCCAAATCAACAATTCATTAGCTTGCCTGTCAATGGGCAAACTACTATGGAAGCAGCAGCACTTCAAACACCAGCTTTACCTTCCCCTGCCTCTAGATATATTAGGCAACCCAGCGAGTGTCtgctaatatttttagaaataggCGCAAGGTAAAAAGTTTTTCCTCCCTATATGCATACTGAAAGCcaaattatgttttgaaggcagcTTGTTAGCAGCTAACAATGAgtctatttcttaaaattacTGTGCTATAACCATGAGACCAAGCCATCAAATCGGTCCCTAACCATGTATGTTGCGATATACTTTTGAGCTTCTTTAGTGTTTCATTGGCAACTATAATGAAACTCTCCAGGCTAGTGATCATGGTAGTGGTCGTTTGAATCAGTGGGGAGCAAAATCTTTCAGCCTTTTTATGGATATTTTCCATTTTATCGAATATCCTTTATGGCGCCTTAGCAAGTCTAAAACTGAAAGTTGGAGGTCTTTCGTCCTTCAGAAATATgatcattctttttataatggATTGCTACGTTTCTATCATAATTTGTCTCCTATTTGGAAAGacattgtttctttttgtttttttgtactCATTAGTAGCTGGCATTGCTCTTAAGGAAAGTATCTTAAGGAAAGTATCTGTTTTGCTGCTGGTAATGGtgtttgagtttatttttggagtgatatttggGTGGAAAATCTGAGCCTGAGGGATGTTGTATTAAACTCAATCcatctagaaggtcaaggaaggcaaccaccggtcagccagccaccagctatgaccgactggccgccagccgccttcacaccaccgtccacagccgccttcacacttgaaggttgaattatcttgttttgaattcgtgtataaatagcaagctgagcttatgctattaggtgtgggagagtagagagaatagagagaaacactagagagaaagagagggtgtgtattgttaagcttgttgtaactttattttgctcctgtaagcttgtgttcttgaaataaaactttgtgttttatcccctctgagtgtttcaaagccaccactagtggttcctcccaccaacaattggtatcagagccccgttcgttagaaaacagaagtattttctgggatagccgaattttcaaagttgtcaaaaacaagttttgatcatttCACCGTGTAGAGCTCATCCATACGAACTCACTGCCGCAAAAATCAGCTCAATCGGACACCGGGGTGATCCCCACGCGCCTCCTGAAGTTCCGGTAACTGTAGCCCAGTCGCACCCACTCGCGccagaggaagaagacgagTGACGTCCACGCGCGCCATATTTGAGCCGTTTAAGCCGCGCCGCGCCAAACCGAGCCAAGCCTCAAGCCAAGCCTCCAGCCGAGCCGAAGAATATTCCCGAGAATATTCCCTTTTCAAGCCGAGCCGCTAAGCCGAGCCGCTCTTAGCCGAGGCCGAgccgatagaatattccacagaatattcccggttcaaccCAGCGAACCGCCCGACGCCCAGAATTGGTTTTTGGACCGGTTCACCCATTTTCTGACCCGATTTCGACAAAGTCAGACCGGTTCCCGACTATTTCGACCATTCCGGATCGATCTACATTGTCCgttttgccaaattcaactcccagaaggagatatagtcattaaaagagcaaaatgactacagaaagtacacaaacactcatcccaaagctgaccaaagacaactatgatagttggtgcatcagattaaaggcattccttggttcacaagagtgtttggagattgtacactatggttatgatgaaccagagtccaaagaagaagaagatgctttacaagaggcacagaaacaagccctgaaagtcaacagaaagaaggacaacaaagcaaagaccatcatctaccaaggtcttgatgaagatacattcgagatcatagcttccgctgaaacatcaaaagacatatgggaggctctccaacaaaaatacaaaggtgccgacagaatcaagaagattcgtcttcaatctttgcgaggtgaatttgaATTATTGCAGATGAAGTCCTCGGAgtctatttctgattatcacacaagaattatggtgatagtcaatcagatgaggagaaatggagaagccatcgtcgattctcgaattactgagaaaattttgagatccctagatccaaaatttgattttgttgttgtcgctattgaagagtccaaggaagtggacaagttgacagttgatgagcttatgagttctttgcaagctcatgagcagaagattgtaaagcgaaatggagataaggccatcgagcatgccttacaagcaaagctgtctCTCAAGGACAAATATGTGCAAGgggagacttcaacaagtggatataccactcaagcagaaagtcaacaatccagaggaggattccagagattccaaggaagaggttcttggaatacaagtttcagaggaagaggtggtagaaataccaccagaggaggtagaggacaacaagcattcactcctagaggaagaggaggcggttacaataaccgtgataagagaaatatccagtgttataagtgcaatcaatttgggcactatagcactgaatgtcaaaggaaagctccgttggagatacgtgagcaagccaactatgcagagaaggatgacagagaagaagctgcatttcttgtccaacaagaacttggcgagaaacaggaaaatatatggtatctagatactggagccagcaatcacatgtgtggCTATCGAGAGTTATTTggtgatctagatgagaccaagcaaggtctagttacttttggagatacctcaaaggttccattcaaaggtaaaggcagcatcccaatcaagttgaagaacggcgattccagctacatcgccaatgtctattatgtcccagccataaagcagaacctgaTCAGTTTAGGTCAACTTATGGAGAGAGGTtatactttttactcgaagaattgtcatctgacaattagagacaacaatgggagattaatggcctatgtgaaaatgtccaagaataggatgtttcctttgaacatccagtatgatgcagcaaggtgtttgagtgccatcaccaacagtgaagaatggctttggcacctgaggcttggacatctgaatttcacaagtctgaagatgctagcaagcaagaagatggtcaaaggtttgccccacattgatcatccagatgaagtctgtgagagttgtgtcctcagcaaacatcacagatccagttttgccaaagaagtcaactggagagcaaagaggccactggagttagtgcacacagatgtgtgtggcccaATAACGCCTATGTCGACTGGACATAATAGGTATTTcctcacttttattgatgattttagtagaaagacgtggatatactttctgaagaggaagtcagaagtattcaattgttttaaagattttaaagcaattgtggagaagcaaagtggctacatgatcagaaccgtgagatctgatcaaggtggagaatatacagcaaatgactttgaagcctattgtacacaacaaggcattagacatcagacaacacctgcgtatacaccacagctgaatggtgtagctgaaaggaagaatcgcacgattcttgacatggcaagaagtctgctcaaagcaaagaagttgcccaagcaatactgggctgaagctgtatcatgtgcagtgtatctactgaatcgctgcccaaccagaagtttgcaaggagtcattccagaagaagcatggagtggtcacaaaccaagtgttactcatctacgagtctttggttgtgtagcatatgcaaagatcccagatgcaagaaggaccaAACTCGATGATAAAAGCGAGAGATGCATCTTTGTGggatatggtgaaagaaggatgggatacaagctgtataatcccaTCATGAAAaaggtgattatgagtagagatgttatctttgaagaagataaatcttgggaatggaatgatgataaagaagcaaccaaatggatcaacattgatttgatccttgaaggtgaagaagtaccaacagtacttgtcgaagaaccgattgtgccagcagctgaaccacaaagtccggtacacagattccctgtattcaacaggaggaacacaccaggagcatcatcatcaacaccaccagCAACATCCTCATCGTCAGAAggaccaagaaggatgagaaatcttgacGAGTTGTACGATGCCACGCAAGTCATCGAAGAtacaactctattttgtttctttgcagataatgacccacttagcttcaacaaagctatcacagaagagaagatagaagcaatggatgaagaaatgcatgccattgaaaagaatgatacctgga encodes:
- the LOC133671105 gene encoding NADP-dependent alkenal double bond reductase P2-like isoform X1 — protein: MASDHSVGGVEVISNKQVILKDYVSGFPRESNLYLTTSNIKLKVPEEESGKDAVLVKNLYLSCDPFMRGRMQRDLPPGKSELSSYSLGSPIVGYGVARVVDSRHSDFKKGDLVWGTTIGWEEYSLMTTPEYLFKINHTDDIPLSYYTGILGMPGMTAYFGFFDIGSPKEGDRVYVSSASGAIGQLVGQFAKLIGCYVVGSAGSKEKVELLKTKFGFDDAFNYKEEHDLDAALKRYFPEGIDIYFENVGGKMLDAVLLNMRHHGRIALCGMISQYILEQPESVHNLIAVLFKQIRMEGFAVAEYYDQYSKFLDFVLPYIKEGKIVYVEDITEGLESGPAALIGLFSGRNVGKQVVKVAQE
- the LOC133671105 gene encoding NADP-dependent alkenal double bond reductase P2-like isoform X2, translated to MLCWLRISTCLVILSCVDGCREICHPPIVGYGVARVVDSRHSDFKKGDLVWGTTIGWEEYSLMTTPEYLFKINHTDDIPLSYYTGILGMPGMTAYFGFFDIGSPKEGDRVYVSSASGAIGQLVGQFAKLIGCYVVGSAGSKEKVELLKTKFGFDDAFNYKEEHDLDAALKRYFPEGIDIYFENVGGKMLDAVLLNMRHHGRIALCGMISQYILEQPESVHNLIAVLFKQIRMEGFAVAEYYDQYSKFLDFVLPYIKEGKIVYVEDITEGLESGPAALIGLFSGRNVGKQVVKVAQE